Proteins encoded within one genomic window of Candidatus Methylomirabilota bacterium:
- a CDS encoding ABC transporter permease, translating to MSDGPAWARALRGLRRIALLGAGLLAWEVTARSGTLSPIIFPSLASILREFGLLAVRVDALTEAWHSLYRALGGFGLAAATGVGIGVLMGRSRLAAGVLDPLFAGSYPIPKIALFPIFIFVFGIGSLSKILLVFLECLYPIVINTYAGTRVVNRVLVWSALNMGASPGRVLWRVVVPAAAPFIFAGFRVALPIAMIVVIITEMISSADGLGYLVIYSLSSLKTDRMLAAVVAIALLGLALDRILLLLRDRLVFWERLESYYT from the coding sequence GTGAGCGACGGCCCGGCCTGGGCCCGAGCGCTGCGCGGTCTCCGGCGGATCGCGCTGCTGGGGGCCGGGCTCCTGGCCTGGGAGGTCACCGCCCGCAGCGGGACGCTGAGCCCGATCATCTTCCCCTCGCTGGCGAGTATCCTCCGCGAGTTCGGCCTGCTGGCCGTGCGCGTGGACGCCCTCACCGAGGCCTGGCACTCGCTCTACCGGGCGCTGGGGGGCTTCGGGCTGGCCGCCGCCACCGGGGTGGGCATCGGGGTGCTGATGGGACGCTCCAGGCTGGCCGCCGGCGTCTTGGACCCGCTCTTCGCCGGGAGCTACCCGATCCCCAAGATCGCCCTGTTCCCCATCTTCATCTTCGTCTTCGGCATCGGCAGCCTCTCGAAGATCCTGCTCGTCTTCCTCGAGTGCCTCTACCCCATCGTCATCAACACCTACGCCGGCACCCGCGTCGTCAACCGGGTGCTGGTCTGGTCGGCCCTCAACATGGGGGCGTCCCCAGGGCGCGTCCTGTGGCGGGTCGTCGTCCCGGCCGCCGCACCCTTCATCTTCGCCGGGTTCCGGGTGGCCCTGCCGATCGCCATGATCGTCGTCATCATCACCGAGATGATCAGCTCCGCCGACGGCCTCGGCTACCTGGTGATCTATTCGCTGTCCTCGCTCAAGACCGACCGGATGCTGGCCGCGGTGGTGGCGATCGCGCTCCTCGGCCTGGCTCTCGACCGGATCCTGCTGCTCCTCCGCGACCGGCTGGTGTTCTGGGAGCGGCTCGAGTCCTACTACACGTGA
- a CDS encoding ABC transporter ATP-binding protein — MSALALEVVGLQKVYTKDGRRFPVLDLDRFAAREGEFVTVVGPSGCGKSTLLHIVGGFIRAEAGTIRIYGQDVDGPGPDRGMMFQEFALFPWRTVAGNIEWGLEAQGVPRREREAIVRKYLELMDLLEFRGHLPSEISGGMKQRVALARVLAFDPKVLLMDEPFGALDAQTREVMQEELTRLWERTRKTIIFVTHDIEEAVYLGDRVVVLTARPARIKEEVTVRLGRPRDITVKKSVECLEYRNHVWDLIRSEASDRRV, encoded by the coding sequence ATGAGCGCGCTCGCCCTCGAGGTGGTGGGCCTCCAGAAGGTCTACACCAAGGACGGCCGCCGGTTCCCGGTCCTCGACCTCGACCGCTTCGCCGCCCGCGAGGGCGAGTTCGTCACGGTGGTGGGGCCCTCGGGTTGCGGCAAGAGCACCCTGCTCCACATCGTGGGCGGCTTCATCAGGGCGGAGGCCGGGACCATCCGGATCTACGGGCAAGACGTGGACGGGCCGGGCCCCGACCGCGGGATGATGTTCCAGGAGTTCGCCCTCTTCCCCTGGCGCACGGTGGCCGGAAACATCGAGTGGGGGCTCGAGGCGCAGGGAGTGCCTCGGCGGGAACGCGAGGCCATCGTGCGGAAGTACCTCGAGCTGATGGACCTCCTGGAGTTCCGGGGCCACCTGCCCTCCGAGATCTCGGGCGGGATGAAGCAGCGGGTGGCGCTGGCCCGCGTCCTGGCCTTCGACCCCAAGGTACTCCTCATGGACGAGCCGTTCGGGGCGCTGGACGCCCAGACTCGCGAGGTGATGCAGGAGGAGCTGACGCGCCTGTGGGAGCGCACGCGGAAGACGATCATCTTCGTGACCCACGACATCGAGGAGGCCGTGTACCTGGGCGATCGGGTGGTCGTGCTGACGGCGCGTCCGGCGCGCATCAAGGAAGAGGTCACCGTCCGGCTGGGGCGTCCCCGCGACATCACGGTGAAGAAGTCGGTCGAGTGCCTCGAGTACCGGAACCACGTCTGGGACCTGATCCGGAGCGAAGCCAGCGACCGCCGCGTCTGA
- a CDS encoding ABC transporter substrate-binding protein yields the protein MTRTLRRTLGGILTLILLVPAGAGAAEAPLIRFGHGFAAEEQVWLMVARPDLTPNQGKRYRLKFTSFQANPERFQAYLAGELDGGTAPGLAAIFGRSQGLDMKVVAGICQEAAGKEWFTTQYMVREDGPIKSVKDLKGGTVAIVGIKSATDLWARMAILNAGLVPDKDVKVVPMPFPAIGPAVRSDKVSAGTFVEPFYSAEKAKGGLRTLFNAVDSVGFDHELLDVWFGEKFLKAQPDAVRAFLADYVAVTKHYLANPAEAKRDLHKAGFVRTPLDIYLRNADWKRDPGAHVDVASLKRLSTLMLDKLGWLEKPVNVDELVDLSYLPR from the coding sequence GTGACACGGACTCTCCGCCGCACGCTCGGTGGCATCCTGACGCTGATCCTGCTCGTCCCCGCCGGGGCCGGAGCCGCGGAGGCGCCGCTCATTCGCTTCGGCCACGGCTTCGCGGCCGAGGAGCAGGTCTGGCTGATGGTCGCCCGCCCCGACCTCACTCCCAACCAGGGGAAGCGGTACCGGCTGAAGTTCACCTCGTTCCAGGCGAACCCGGAGCGCTTCCAGGCCTACCTGGCCGGAGAGCTCGACGGCGGCACCGCCCCCGGCCTGGCCGCGATCTTCGGCCGGTCCCAGGGGCTGGACATGAAGGTGGTGGCCGGCATCTGCCAGGAGGCTGCCGGCAAGGAATGGTTCACCACGCAGTACATGGTCCGCGAGGACGGACCGATCAAGAGCGTCAAGGATCTCAAGGGCGGGACGGTCGCCATCGTCGGGATCAAGAGCGCCACCGACCTGTGGGCCCGGATGGCGATCCTGAATGCCGGTCTGGTTCCCGACAAGGACGTGAAAGTCGTTCCCATGCCGTTCCCCGCCATCGGGCCCGCCGTCCGCTCGGACAAGGTGAGCGCCGGGACCTTCGTCGAGCCCTTCTACTCCGCGGAAAAGGCCAAGGGTGGCCTCCGCACGCTCTTCAACGCCGTCGACTCCGTCGGCTTCGATCACGAGCTGCTCGACGTGTGGTTCGGCGAGAAGTTCCTCAAGGCCCAGCCGGACGCGGTCCGGGCCTTCCTGGCCGACTACGTGGCAGTGACGAAACACTACCTGGCCAACCCCGCCGAGGCCAAGCGAGACCTCCACAAGGCGGGGTTCGTGCGCACCCCGCTCGACATCTATCTCCGGAACGCCGACTGGAAGCGGGACCCCGGCGCCCACGTCGACGTGGCGAGCCTGAAGAGGCTCAGCACCCTCATGCTGGACAAGCTCGGCTGGCTGGAGAAGCCGGTCAACGTGGACGAGCTGGTGGACCTGAGCTACCTGCCGAGGTAG
- a CDS encoding sulfite exporter TauE/SafE family protein, translating to MLAGLVIGAFGTLIGAGGGFLVVPILLLGYHFPPADAVGTSLAVVFLNALSGAIAYLRQGRVDLSLGWRFAAATLPGAVGGAYLTRTLTSYAFSLGFGLALIVIAALLFTGRTARPSSRATVRQVVDVTGEPHVYHVDAWKGILVSLLVGLFSSLLGIGGGIIHVPFLIVALGLPVHVATATSHFVLSISALVGALTFWSLGHVRIVTAGVMGLGVLLGAQVGARASLRASAAVIRRLLAGSLALVGARMVLHAVRLAHWGLR from the coding sequence CTGCTCGCGGGCCTTGTGATCGGCGCGTTCGGAACGCTGATCGGCGCCGGGGGCGGCTTCCTGGTGGTGCCGATCCTGCTGCTCGGCTACCACTTTCCGCCCGCCGATGCCGTCGGGACCTCGCTGGCAGTGGTCTTCCTGAACGCCCTATCGGGCGCCATCGCCTACCTCCGGCAGGGCAGGGTCGATCTCTCGCTCGGATGGAGATTTGCCGCGGCGACCCTGCCCGGCGCGGTGGGCGGCGCGTACTTGACGCGTACGCTGACGTCGTACGCTTTCAGCCTCGGCTTCGGATTGGCCCTCATCGTGATCGCGGCGCTCCTTTTTACGGGCAGGACGGCACGCCCTTCGTCGCGGGCCACTGTCCGGCAGGTCGTCGATGTCACGGGCGAACCCCACGTGTACCATGTGGACGCCTGGAAGGGCATCCTCGTCAGCCTGCTGGTGGGACTCTTTTCAAGCCTTCTCGGTATCGGGGGCGGCATCATCCATGTCCCGTTTCTGATCGTGGCGCTAGGACTGCCGGTGCACGTCGCTACGGCGACCTCGCATTTCGTGCTCAGTATTTCGGCGTTGGTCGGCGCCCTGACCTTCTGGTCGCTTGGGCATGTGCGGATCGTGACCGCGGGTGTCATGGGTCTCGGCGTGCTCCTCGGGGCGCAGGTCGGCGCCCGCGCGTCGTTGCGAGCATCGGCGGCGGTGATCCGGCGCCTTCTCGCGGGATCCCTGGCATTGGTCGGCGCCCGAATGGTCTTGCATGCGGTACGATTGGCCCACTGGGGACTCCGATAG
- a CDS encoding thiamine pyrophosphate-binding protein has product MAWGSDAVAALLRRLDLEYVSLNPGASYRGLHDSLVNYLGNRDPQLLLVLHEEHAVAIAHGYAKVAQRPMAAVLHSNVGLMHATMALFNAWCDRVPVIALGATGPVDAARRRPWIDWIHTAQDQGALVRQYTKWDDQPASIPAALESLLRASLLARTAPRGPVYVCLDAALQEAPLEAAVAIPDPARFQPGPPSQPGPETLEAAAERLRGARRPLILAGRVSRNEADWARRVRLAEALGARVLTDLKVGAAFPTAHPLHASVPGHFLPEDARALVREADAILSLDWVDLAGTLRQIWGDGRVTAAVIHCSVDAYVHNGWSMDHQGLPPVDLPILAEPDVVVPPLLARLEGPRGGRRAPAARRPRPAPAPARRPAPRKDARGVGFHDLAAALSEAVGAREMCLIRLPLGWPGDACAFRSPLDYLGSDGGAGIGSGPGMAVGAALALRGSGRLPVAILGDGDYLMGVTALWTAAHYGIPLLVIVANNRSYWNDEMHQERVARQRGRPVENKWIGQRLDAPALDLAAMARAQGLVGEGPITEARDLAKGLAAAIAAVESGAPYVLDVVVPPREASPPGASRPERSTR; this is encoded by the coding sequence ATGGCCTGGGGAAGCGACGCCGTCGCCGCGCTGCTCCGGCGTCTCGACCTCGAGTACGTCAGCCTCAACCCCGGGGCGAGCTACCGGGGCCTCCACGACAGCCTCGTCAACTACCTCGGGAACCGCGATCCTCAGCTGCTCCTCGTGCTCCACGAGGAGCACGCGGTGGCCATCGCCCACGGCTACGCCAAGGTCGCGCAGCGCCCCATGGCCGCCGTCCTCCACTCGAACGTCGGCCTCATGCATGCCACCATGGCGCTCTTCAACGCCTGGTGTGACCGGGTGCCGGTCATCGCGCTCGGCGCCACCGGGCCGGTCGACGCGGCGCGGCGCCGGCCGTGGATCGACTGGATCCACACCGCCCAGGACCAGGGCGCGCTGGTCCGTCAGTACACGAAGTGGGACGACCAGCCGGCCTCGATCCCGGCGGCCCTCGAATCGCTCTTGCGCGCGAGCCTGCTCGCCCGCACCGCCCCGCGCGGTCCCGTCTACGTCTGCCTCGACGCCGCCTTGCAGGAGGCGCCACTCGAGGCGGCGGTGGCGATCCCCGACCCGGCGCGCTTCCAGCCGGGCCCGCCGTCCCAGCCGGGGCCCGAGACGCTGGAGGCCGCGGCCGAGCGCCTCCGGGGCGCCCGACGGCCGCTCATCCTGGCCGGGCGCGTCTCGCGGAACGAGGCCGACTGGGCTCGCCGGGTCCGCCTCGCCGAGGCGCTCGGCGCCCGCGTGCTCACCGATCTCAAGGTCGGCGCCGCCTTTCCCACGGCACATCCGCTGCACGCGTCCGTTCCCGGCCACTTCCTTCCCGAGGACGCCCGGGCCCTCGTCCGCGAGGCCGACGCGATCCTGAGCCTCGACTGGGTCGACCTCGCCGGGACCCTCCGGCAGATCTGGGGCGACGGGCGCGTCACGGCGGCGGTGATCCACTGCTCGGTGGACGCCTACGTCCACAACGGCTGGAGCATGGATCATCAGGGGCTGCCGCCGGTCGATCTCCCGATCCTCGCGGAGCCGGACGTCGTCGTGCCGCCCCTCCTCGCCCGCCTCGAGGGGCCGCGCGGGGGGCGGCGAGCCCCGGCGGCGCGACGCCCCAGGCCGGCGCCGGCTCCGGCCCGCCGGCCGGCCCCGCGAAAGGACGCGCGCGGCGTGGGGTTCCACGACCTCGCCGCCGCGCTCTCCGAGGCGGTGGGAGCGCGAGAGATGTGCCTCATCCGCCTGCCGCTCGGCTGGCCGGGAGACGCCTGCGCCTTCCGCTCGCCGCTCGACTACCTCGGCAGCGACGGCGGCGCCGGCATCGGCTCGGGGCCCGGCATGGCGGTGGGCGCTGCCCTGGCGCTGCGGGGCAGCGGGCGGCTGCCGGTGGCCATCCTGGGAGACGGCGACTACCTGATGGGCGTGACCGCACTCTGGACCGCGGCCCACTACGGCATCCCGCTGCTCGTGATCGTGGCCAACAACCGGTCCTACTGGAACGACGAGATGCATCAGGAGCGCGTGGCCCGGCAGCGCGGCCGGCCGGTCGAGAACAAGTGGATCGGGCAGCGGCTGGACGCCCCGGCGTTGGACCTCGCCGCGATGGCGCGCGCGCAGGGGCTGGTGGGGGAAGGCCCGATCACCGAGGCCCGCGACCTGGCCAAGGGACTGGCCGCCGCGATCGCCGCCGTCGAGAGCGGGGCGCCGTACGTGCTCGACGTGGTCGTCCCGCCGCGCGAGGCGAGCCCGCCGGGCGCGTCGAGGCCCGAAAGGAGCACGCGGTGA